In a genomic window of candidate division WOR-3 bacterium:
- the plsY gene encoding glycerol-3-phosphate 1-O-acyltransferase PlsY, whose translation MYGKLIAALLSGFLFGSIPSGYLAGRLKGIDIRKHGSGNIGFTNVQRVLGLGWAVPVLVLDLAKGIVPVLLAERFGLLPAMVGLGAICGHIFCPWLGFNGGKGVATTIGVTAVLCPRAFLPAIAVFLLVLLVSGFVSLSSISFAISLPFLTLLFYRFDRTLLIFTLLTGMLIIIRHIPNIRRLTAGTEPKFGLWLKLFRRRTE comes from the coding sequence ATGTACGGAAAATTAATCGCTGCGCTCCTGTCCGGGTTTTTATTCGGCTCGATTCCGTCCGGCTATCTTGCCGGCAGGCTGAAGGGGATTGACATCCGCAAACACGGCTCGGGCAACATCGGCTTCACCAATGTCCAGCGGGTGCTGGGGCTGGGCTGGGCGGTTCCGGTGCTGGTGCTGGACCTTGCCAAGGGAATCGTGCCGGTCCTGCTGGCAGAGCGGTTCGGTCTTCTGCCGGCAATGGTCGGGCTGGGCGCGATTTGTGGTCATATCTTCTGTCCCTGGCTCGGGTTTAACGGCGGAAAGGGGGTCGCCACCACCATCGGCGTAACCGCGGTTCTGTGTCCCCGTGCCTTTCTGCCCGCAATTGCGGTCTTTCTGCTTGTGCTTCTTGTCTCCGGCTTTGTCTCACTTTCCTCAATCTCCTTTGCCATCAGTCTGCCGTTCCTTACCCTGCTTTTCTACCGGTTTGACCGGACCCTGCTGATCTTTACACTGTTAACCGGTATGCTCATCATTATCCGGCACATTCCGAACATCCGGAGGCTGACCGCGGGCACAGAGCCGAAGTTCGGGCTGTGGCTTAAGCTTTTTCGCAGGAGGACGGAGTGA
- a CDS encoding formate--tetrahydrofolate ligase, with product MPSDMEIAQSIRLLPIWEIAKGLGITDMDLILPNGNYKAKLSVRLLEQLKERPTGRLVLVTAITPTKFGEGKTTVSIGLSMALNRLGKKSIVVLRQPSLGPVFGIKGGAAGGGYSQVLPMEDINLHFTGDIHAVSSAHNLLSAMLDNSLHFGNPLGIDEREIFFPRTIDMNDRVMRSMVVGLGGRANGPAREDSCVITAASEVMAILGLATGRADLKQRLARMLVALNFDDKPITAQDLGATGAMAALLKDAIKPNLVQTTENTPALIHTGPFANIAHGTASIIATNASLRLCDWTVIEAGFGSDLGAEKFVDLVAPLGGFKIEGCVLVATLRALKHQGGAPDARRGMLRHLWLGLENLHRHIENCRTLGMEPVVALNRFEGDADDELKLVLKACEEQGTKAVICAPHSAGGRGCEELAQAVLEQAEQKPGANRPVYDWNSRVEDKIEAVARKVYHAGQVVYTPRAERDLKRIYQLGYDKLPICIAKTPLSLSDDPECLGACSGFKITISAIHIRAGAGYLVPVAGEMELLPGLGKKPNALKIDIMDDGRIVGLS from the coding sequence ATGCCTTCAGATATGGAGATTGCTCAGAGTATCAGACTCCTGCCCATCTGGGAGATCGCCAAGGGGCTCGGGATTACCGATATGGACCTGATTCTGCCCAACGGCAATTACAAGGCGAAGCTTTCGGTCCGGCTCTTGGAACAGCTCAAGGAGCGACCGACAGGAAGACTGGTTCTCGTCACCGCCATCACCCCGACGAAGTTCGGTGAGGGCAAGACCACGGTTTCCATCGGGCTGTCAATGGCGCTCAACCGGCTGGGCAAGAAGTCAATTGTGGTGTTGCGTCAGCCATCACTGGGACCGGTATTCGGCATCAAGGGCGGGGCAGCAGGCGGGGGTTATTCGCAGGTGCTGCCGATGGAGGATATCAACCTGCATTTCACCGGAGATATCCATGCGGTGAGCTCGGCACACAACCTGCTGTCGGCGATGCTGGACAACTCGCTCCATTTCGGCAATCCGCTCGGGATTGATGAGCGAGAGATCTTCTTTCCCCGGACGATTGACATGAACGACCGGGTGATGCGCTCAATGGTGGTCGGGCTGGGCGGCAGGGCGAACGGTCCGGCGCGCGAGGACAGCTGTGTTATTACCGCAGCATCTGAGGTGATGGCGATTCTCGGGCTGGCGACCGGCCGGGCGGATCTTAAACAGCGGCTTGCCCGGATGCTGGTGGCGCTCAACTTCGACGACAAGCCGATTACCGCTCAGGACCTGGGTGCTACCGGTGCGATGGCAGCACTGCTCAAGGATGCGATCAAGCCCAACCTGGTCCAGACGACCGAGAATACGCCTGCCCTGATTCATACCGGTCCGTTTGCCAATATCGCCCACGGCACCGCCAGCATCATCGCCACCAACGCATCACTCCGGCTCTGCGACTGGACGGTGATTGAAGCCGGGTTCGGCTCGGACCTGGGCGCAGAGAAGTTTGTTGACCTGGTGGCACCGCTGGGCGGTTTCAAAATTGAGGGCTGTGTGCTGGTTGCCACCCTGCGCGCGCTCAAGCATCAGGGCGGGGCGCCCGATGCCCGCAGAGGGATGCTGCGTCATCTCTGGCTCGGGCTGGAGAATCTGCACCGGCACATTGAGAATTGCCGGACTCTGGGTATGGAACCGGTGGTGGCGCTCAACCGGTTTGAGGGTGATGCTGACGATGAGCTGAAACTGGTGCTCAAGGCGTGTGAGGAGCAGGGCACAAAGGCGGTGATCTGTGCTCCACACAGTGCGGGCGGCAGGGGGTGTGAGGAACTGGCACAGGCGGTCCTGGAGCAGGCGGAGCAGAAGCCCGGTGCCAACCGGCCGGTCTATGACTGGAACAGCCGGGTTGAGGACAAGATTGAGGCGGTGGCAAGGAAGGTTTATCATGCCGGACAGGTGGTCTATACCCCGCGTGCCGAGCGCGATCTGAAGCGGATTTACCAGCTCGGTTATGACAAACTGCCGATCTGCATCGCCAAGACTCCGCTTTCGCTCAGCGATGACCCGGAATGTCTGGGCGCCTGCAGCGGGTTCAAGATTACCATTTCCGCAATCCACATCCGTGCCGGTGCCGGGTATCTGGTGCCGGTCGCCGGCGAGATGGAACTTCTGCCCGGACTGGGCAAGAAGCCGAATGCGCTCAAGATTGACATCATGGATGACGGCAGGATTGTCGGACTCTCCTGA
- a CDS encoding 2,3-bisphosphoglycerate-independent phosphoglycerate mutase, giving the protein MFDYRLVPIEPNDKKIVLVILDGLGGLPLKDKTELETAWVPNLDQLAVKSALGKMVPIARGVTPGSGAAHLAIFGYDPVQYPVGRGVLEALGCGLNPGAEDLCARANFATVDENGVITDRRAKENGERMRDQECAELCELLQEEIAEIDGVKVTIVPGKGHRFVVMFSGPGLADGLSDSDPGKEGKAPLPVQALKPEAARSAQVANRFIELAAGVLKGRKRANYVLLRGLALPPRLPNFQERYQLRAAAIAAYPMYRGLARLVGMRVLPCGETWESEIETLEKNYAHYDFFYIHFKEFDQAGEDGDFERKVELLEQFDERIVPRLVKLNPDVLCITGDHSTPAVLKGHSWHTVPLLIHSPWVRVHSYAEEFGERACIRGSIGLIFGVEIMPLLMANAQRFGKFGA; this is encoded by the coding sequence ATGTTTGATTACCGTCTGGTGCCGATTGAACCGAATGACAAAAAGATTGTGCTGGTAATTCTGGACGGGCTGGGTGGTCTGCCGTTGAAGGATAAGACCGAGCTGGAGACCGCCTGGGTGCCGAATCTGGATCAGTTGGCGGTGAAGTCGGCGCTGGGCAAGATGGTGCCAATTGCGCGCGGTGTGACCCCGGGTTCCGGTGCTGCCCATCTGGCGATCTTCGGGTATGATCCAGTGCAGTATCCGGTTGGCAGGGGGGTGCTGGAGGCGCTGGGGTGCGGTTTGAATCCCGGCGCTGAGGATCTGTGCGCCCGGGCAAATTTTGCCACCGTGGATGAGAATGGTGTGATTACCGACCGCCGGGCAAAGGAGAACGGGGAGCGGATGCGGGATCAGGAGTGTGCGGAGCTGTGTGAGCTGTTGCAGGAGGAGATTGCCGAGATTGATGGAGTGAAGGTAACGATTGTGCCGGGGAAGGGGCACCGGTTTGTGGTGATGTTTTCCGGTCCGGGGCTGGCAGATGGTCTGAGCGATTCCGACCCGGGGAAGGAAGGGAAGGCACCTCTGCCGGTGCAGGCGCTGAAGCCCGAGGCGGCGAGGTCGGCGCAGGTTGCCAACCGGTTTATTGAGCTGGCTGCCGGGGTGCTGAAAGGACGGAAAAGGGCGAATTATGTGCTTTTGCGCGGGCTGGCACTGCCACCAAGGCTGCCCAATTTTCAGGAGCGCTATCAGCTGCGGGCGGCAGCAATCGCCGCCTATCCGATGTACCGGGGTCTGGCAAGGCTGGTGGGAATGCGGGTTCTGCCGTGCGGGGAGACCTGGGAGTCGGAAATTGAGACGCTGGAGAAGAACTATGCCCATTACGACTTTTTCTATATCCATTTCAAGGAGTTTGATCAGGCGGGTGAGGACGGGGATTTTGAGCGCAAGGTGGAGCTGCTGGAGCAGTTTGATGAGCGGATTGTGCCCCGGCTGGTGAAGTTGAATCCGGATGTGCTGTGCATTACCGGTGATCATTCCACGCCGGCAGTGCTCAAGGGGCATTCGTGGCATACGGTGCCGCTGCTGATTCATTCACCCTGGGTCCGGGTCCATTCCTATGCCGAGGAGTTCGGGGAACGGGCATGTATCCGCGGGAGTATCGGGCTGATTTTCGGTGTGGAGATTATGCCGCTGCTTATGGCAAATGCCCAGCGGTTCGGGAAGTTCGGGGCTTAG
- the rpsM gene encoding 30S ribosomal protein S13, which yields MARIVGVDLPDGKKVLYALPAIYGIGLSSARKLLAATGIAPDKRVGELSDEELARLRQEIESRFKVEGELRAEVAANIKRLMEISCYRGLRHRARLPVRGQRTRTNARTRKGPRKTSGVIKVKSSAPKE from the coding sequence GTGGCACGAATTGTTGGTGTTGATCTGCCGGATGGCAAGAAGGTGCTTTATGCCCTGCCCGCAATCTACGGGATCGGGCTGTCATCGGCAAGGAAGTTGTTAGCCGCCACCGGCATTGCCCCGGATAAGAGGGTCGGAGAACTCTCCGATGAGGAACTGGCAAGGCTGCGGCAGGAGATCGAAAGCCGGTTCAAGGTTGAGGGTGAACTCCGGGCAGAGGTGGCAGCGAATATCAAGCGGCTGATGGAGATCAGCTGTTATCGCGGATTGCGGCACCGGGCACGCCTGCCGGTGCGCGGTCAGCGGACGAGGACCAATGCCCGGACCCGGAAGGGACCGCGCAAGACTTCAGGCGTGATCAAGGTAAAGTCAAGTGCACCGAAGGAGTAA
- a CDS encoding NAD(P)H-dependent glycerol-3-phosphate dehydrogenase — translation MKAGFIGAGRWALALALKLHEKGLTVALYEPDGQALARLLATRHHPDLPESVPIPDAITVSSDPGVVLDRSDTIVFATPSRVLAEAAEMVKKLIPSDCQVLVSVTKGIDPETKKRLSVVLKEHLPGPPVVVLAGPGIPYEVAAGDPTSLVAVSEDESAARLVRDTFTVRNLRVYSHTDVTGVEIAAAFKNVIAIAAGIADGIGLGINAKSALLTRGLAEITRLGLALNANPLTFAGLAGMGDLIVTAFSERSRNHRLGMAIGRGIPPATALDQLGGVAEGYWTAPAGLELARKLRIDLPITEEVYKILYQGEKPENSIERLLKRPVKKEFY, via the coding sequence ATGAAAGCAGGATTCATCGGGGCGGGCCGCTGGGCGCTGGCGCTGGCGCTGAAACTGCACGAAAAGGGGCTGACCGTTGCCCTTTATGAACCGGACGGGCAGGCGCTTGCCCGGCTGCTGGCAACCCGGCACCATCCGGACCTGCCCGAATCGGTCCCGATACCTGATGCCATCACCGTCAGTTCCGACCCCGGAGTTGTGCTTGACCGGAGCGATACCATCGTCTTTGCCACCCCTTCCCGGGTGCTGGCAGAGGCAGCCGAAATGGTAAAAAAGCTTATCCCCTCAGACTGTCAGGTGCTCGTCTCAGTAACCAAGGGCATTGACCCGGAAACGAAGAAACGGCTCTCAGTGGTGCTGAAGGAACATCTGCCCGGACCGCCGGTCGTGGTGCTTGCCGGTCCGGGAATTCCGTATGAGGTGGCAGCCGGGGATCCGACCTCACTCGTAGCGGTCAGCGAGGATGAGTCTGCTGCCCGGCTGGTCCGGGACACATTTACCGTGCGTAACCTGCGGGTCTATTCCCATACCGATGTAACCGGTGTAGAGATCGCTGCCGCATTCAAGAATGTGATTGCGATCGCTGCCGGCATTGCGGACGGCATCGGTCTGGGAATCAATGCCAAATCAGCACTGCTGACCCGCGGTCTGGCAGAGATCACCCGGCTCGGTCTGGCACTCAACGCCAATCCGCTCACCTTTGCCGGACTGGCAGGCATGGGCGACCTGATTGTTACCGCCTTTTCCGAGCGGTCCAGAAACCACCGGCTGGGAATGGCGATCGGCAGAGGCATACCACCCGCGACCGCACTCGATCAGCTCGGCGGAGTTGCTGAGGGCTACTGGACCGCACCCGCCGGTCTGGAGCTTGCCCGCAAACTGCGGATTGACTTGCCAATAACTGAAGAAGTTTATAAAATACTTTATCAGGGCGAAAAGCCGGAGAACAGTATTGAACGGCTTTTGAAAAGGCCGGTAAAGAAGGAGTTTTACTGA
- a CDS encoding aminotransferase class V-fold PLP-dependent enzyme — protein MRELTLEKVRRLFPVTRRLVYFNHAGTGPLPSTAVRAMHGFIRKAVQEGCVAYSEAEGVVENTRMMAARLLGVKPEAVAFVKNTTSGIIIAIGSIPWEDGDNLIMMKDAFPANTYPYQLLLPGVEKRFVTALELTEGPECVFRLVDERTRVVALDWVHFLSGARFDINAIGAFCQQHNIFFILDAIQGLGAVNHNFSSTGADFVVAGGGKWLLAPQGIGIMYVNLRKLPRLKPFNLGWLSANWQEFNDIFTPKPLKKTAARFEEGTKNYIGIYGLGAALKLLLDFGPERVEARVRQLTGQLRELLKGAEFEIMTPAPDEKRAGIITCRKPDRDMAGIGAQLETAGFVCAVREGWLRISPHFYNTEEEVERFVRQLKIVAG, from the coding sequence GTGCGGGAGTTAACGCTGGAGAAGGTGCGCCGGCTGTTTCCGGTGACACGCCGGCTGGTCTATTTCAACCATGCGGGTACCGGTCCCCTGCCTTCAACCGCAGTGCGGGCAATGCACGGTTTCATTCGCAAGGCGGTGCAGGAGGGATGCGTCGCCTACAGTGAGGCGGAGGGGGTGGTGGAAAATACCCGCATGATGGCAGCCCGGCTTCTGGGGGTGAAGCCGGAAGCGGTTGCCTTTGTCAAGAATACTACCAGCGGTATCATTATCGCCATCGGTTCCATCCCCTGGGAGGATGGGGACAACCTGATCATGATGAAGGACGCATTTCCCGCAAACACCTATCCCTATCAGCTGTTGCTGCCGGGGGTGGAGAAGCGGTTTGTGACCGCACTGGAGCTGACCGAAGGTCCAGAGTGTGTGTTCAGGCTCGTGGATGAGCGGACCCGGGTGGTGGCGCTGGACTGGGTCCATTTTCTCTCCGGTGCCCGGTTTGACATCAATGCGATCGGCGCCTTCTGCCAGCAGCACAATATCTTTTTTATTCTGGATGCGATTCAGGGGTTGGGAGCGGTAAATCACAATTTCAGTTCCACCGGTGCCGACTTTGTTGTTGCCGGCGGAGGCAAATGGCTGCTGGCACCGCAGGGGATCGGAATTATGTATGTTAATTTAAGAAAACTGCCCCGGCTCAAGCCTTTTAATCTCGGCTGGCTTTCCGCTAACTGGCAGGAGTTTAACGATATTTTTACCCCCAAACCCCTGAAGAAGACCGCCGCCCGTTTTGAGGAGGGAACAAAGAATTACATCGGCATCTACGGCCTGGGTGCGGCGCTCAAACTGCTGCTTGATTTCGGACCGGAAAGGGTGGAAGCCCGGGTCCGCCAGCTGACCGGACAGCTGCGGGAACTGCTGAAAGGGGCGGAGTTTGAGATTATGACTCCGGCGCCGGATGAGAAGCGCGCCGGCATCATCACCTGCCGGAAGCCGGACCGGGATATGGCTGGGATCGGGGCACAGCTGGAGACCGCAGGTTTTGTCTGTGCGGTGCGGGAGGGCTGGCTGCGGATTTCGCCCCATTTCTACAATACTGAGGAGGAGGTTGAAAGGTTTGTCCGCCAGCTTAAAATTGTTGCCGGCTGA
- a CDS encoding MerR family transcriptional regulator has product MKEKKFYSLSEACRILRVPAYTLRYWEKEFEFKFERNSAGRRIISDEQLRKLELIQHLLHREKMTIKGAKKKLQAMNSRSGEVPQAKDGREVLLWLKKELIALRTTLEAGP; this is encoded by the coding sequence ATGAAGGAGAAAAAGTTTTATTCCCTGTCTGAAGCCTGCCGGATTCTGCGGGTGCCGGCATACACCCTGCGCTACTGGGAAAAGGAGTTTGAGTTCAAGTTTGAGCGCAACTCTGCGGGCAGACGGATCATCTCCGATGAGCAGTTGAGAAAGCTGGAGCTGATTCAGCATCTGCTCCACCGGGAAAAGATGACAATCAAGGGAGCAAAGAAGAAACTGCAGGCGATGAACAGCCGGAGCGGTGAGGTCCCGCAGGCAAAAGACGGACGGGAGGTTCTGCTCTGGCTCAAGAAGGAGCTGATTGCTCTGCGGACAACGCTGGAAGCCGGTCCTTAG
- a CDS encoding IMP cyclohydrolase — MKHWALISVWDKRGLKELAEALQEAGLGILSTARTAVVLRDAGIPVTEIAEWTGAPEILGGRVKTLHPKVAAGILCRRTEPGIEPVDVVVCNLYPFAEGLRQGLKVEEMVELIDIGGVTLLRAAAKNWEFVTPVPAPEYYPRVIEELRQNRQVRRQVRLELAGAAFALTSEYDRLIAGYLKQLLTDHQ, encoded by the coding sequence TTGAAACACTGGGCGCTCATTTCGGTCTGGGATAAGCGCGGTCTGAAGGAACTGGCAGAGGCACTGCAGGAGGCAGGGCTGGGGATTCTGTCAACCGCACGGACCGCAGTGGTGCTGCGGGATGCCGGTATTCCGGTGACCGAGATCGCCGAGTGGACCGGTGCACCGGAGATTCTGGGGGGAAGGGTCAAGACGCTCCATCCGAAGGTGGCGGCCGGGATTCTCTGCCGGCGCACCGAGCCCGGAATTGAGCCGGTGGATGTGGTGGTGTGTAATCTGTATCCGTTTGCTGAGGGTCTGCGTCAGGGGCTGAAGGTTGAGGAGATGGTGGAGCTGATTGACATCGGCGGGGTGACACTCCTGCGTGCCGCAGCCAAGAACTGGGAGTTTGTGACGCCGGTGCCGGCACCGGAATATTATCCGCGGGTGATTGAGGAGCTGAGACAGAACCGGCAGGTGCGGCGCCAGGTGCGGCTGGAGCTGGCAGGCGCAGCGTTTGCGTTGACAAGTGAGTATGACCGGCTGATCGCCGGTTATCTTAAGCAATTGTTGACAGACCATCAGTAA